The Chrysoperla carnea chromosome X, inChrCarn1.1, whole genome shotgun sequence genome includes a region encoding these proteins:
- the LOC123302224 gene encoding uncharacterized protein K02A2.6-like, with amino-acid sequence MPTTRRGADTAGTPQPLPGGQGGNQPGPSPTRDDLFTTPSAASAINIAAISTQVAATSHILNTSANQMTVMQDQILQQNSQINGYSKYAFAYPCKKQTTDTAISMMQKIFLQNGYATVVVSDNGPAFSSVKWKTFLFNNGIRASYCSSYTPSSNKSECLNKQIKYNLGCILKEYSIQHKNWSKFLNFVIFNYNNSFKNTINTTPAEVYFGRKLITPFIIINELTNLVTSSVKPSQQQINDALKLAHQQRLNRTLNRPSVSKYRIGQLVMVKNLAPNINKNKSAKFTAKYNGPYKIQKFTSPTSVRLKPTNSNKSTFGMSIYNLRPYYK; translated from the exons ATGCCAACGACAAGAAGAGGTGCTGATACTGCTGGCACTCCGCAACCTTTACCAGGTGGTCAAGGTGGTAATCAACCAGGTCCTTCACCAACACGGGATGACTTGTTCACAACACCAAGTGCTGCGTCAGCAATCAACATAGCAGCAATTTCGACTCAAGTGGCGGCTACATCGCACATACTGAATACTTCGGCAAACCAAATGACAGTGATGCAAGACCAAATTCTTCAACAAAATTCACAGATAA ATGGGTACAGTAAATACGCTTTTGCATATCCGTGCAAGAAACAGACGACGGATACGGCTATTTCGATGATGCAGAAGATATTTCTACAAAATGGATACGCAACGGTGGTGGTATCTGACAACGGTCCTGCGTTTTCGTCTGTGAAATGGAAGACCTTCCTATTCAACAATGGAATCAGAGCGTCCTATTGTTCGAGTTATACGCCATCATCCAACAAAAGCGAATGTCTTAATAAGCAAATTAAGTACAACCTGGGGTGCATTCTTAAAGAGTATTCGATTCAACACAAAAATTGGTCGAAATTTCTCAACTTTGTAATATTTAACTACAACAATTCATTTAAGAATACTATAAACACTACACCAGCAGAAGTTTATTTCGGAAGAAAATTAATAACGCCATTTATTATCATCAACGAGCTAACAAATTTAGTCACAAGCTCTGTTAAACCGTCGCAACAGCAAATTAACGATGCATTAAAACTCGCCCATCAACAACGTCTTAACAGAACTTTGAACAGACCATCAGTTTCAAAGTACAGAATTGGACAATTGGTGATGGTTAAAAATTTGGCGCCGaacatcaacaaaaataaatcagcCAAATTTACAGCGAAATACAACGGACCGTATAAGATACAGAAATTCACATCTCCAACATCGGTTAGATTAAAACCCACTAACAGCAATAAGTCAACTTTTGGAATGTCAATCTACAATCTTCGGCCATATTATAAATGA
- the LOC123302195 gene encoding DE-cadherin: protein MSSRFTSPVSLSNDSGLNTLDRVVASEENHKPSFVNCSKYNPQFAEEQGRNKFVMNVRAYDIDPIDKGGRVTYELVNAFTEIIFFRIDNITGDIYTVHNIDRDWPSRKEVFYIIVQATDNGVPPLSDVCTIKLTITDINDNEPWFDKQSYKELMPQDLAIGNEVMRMSATDFDNGNNSLLSFKITAQNPEEEHTFRMDEYTGVIYLNTPVEKQPGYTYLLKAIVTDHGQVPLWAEMDVSITVVGSNKKSPSFIEKPSGPIQIAENYRDFKEPIAVLRAQSNMQNQSDLIFHIVAGRIEQSNRQNTFILESIGDTAYVKLGKSLDYETVTDYTLTIRVQNKNNLAIETKILIDVLDVNDNTPAFPELISGSVPENEPIGTAVMQVRAIDLDGTSANNQVTYRLDDHKDLFTIDPQNGNITTLVKFDREEQSVYSVKVIATDNSPSIFFDTGEHNEGQQVFRIEISDKNDNKPSFTKNVYVSNPIPENANIHTVVIEVLALDNDTASPVVYSIINGNEGDAFKIENNTGKIRTDKELDYEQITNYTLTVRAFDGAWADECRVEIQIANVNDNPPELLNFKNYTRIQEEMVVQDCIAQFNAFDPDIKDINAPQHILFIIWDQKQSEYFTIDKSGCLRVIRPLDRDPPNSPERQLIIVLADDDGGPTALKTSVVFNVYLDDINDNAPYLDIYSVVWYENEPSDKVITVLTAKDIDSDKNGAPFTYALDENADPEIKQKFYIIDDKLFANVVFDREEKKFYLIPIKVSDSGTPMMTGVSILKVIIGDRNDNAMKNGSSNIFVYNYKGETGNVEIGRVYVDDPDDWDLPDKRFSWGSKGAHPLFELNPTNGMITMLHGANNNDYILEFEVVEESVNIPRHKVYALVNVTVREIPQEAVDKSGSIRFIDMSAEQFVEIMKEEDDPSAIGKSKKDILLEELSDILNAKSQNIDIFTVLHSSIHSNDTLLDVRFSAHGSPYYPPEKLNALIIDNFERLEMKLNAKIMMVPIDECVMERQYCEDSCINFLNIDTRPYAVFTNLTSFVGVRAEVVPKCQCFIEDLPIVCLNNGTLLPNRTCKCRRGYEGPFCESLSVSFNGDGWAMYPTLPLCTDLKLSFEILPLRSYGLVLYMGPLAFNPLLPISDFLALELQDGYPVLMVDYGSGTSEVRHKQIQLNDGKMHKIEINFAINNVDMIVDSCRTSECFTAGSPVGNHLNVNGPLQLGGSITSFAEIGKSLNWTKTPTNINFAGCLRNLTISMNNNIKTYDLEPRYALNANSFCKTIVGTAGVHFGINSNFLVALLVCIALLLILLLTVVVHRRRQDPYHDKDLDDIRENIIKYEDEGGGEVDTSYDLNVFPKPDRLPTTNKQQLLDKAPPIDEEPDIPGFLAIKKNNCDKDPETSPFDDVRHYAYEGDGSTSGSLSSLASCTDDGDLKFNYLSNFGPRFRKLADMYGEDSSEIDSQEGGEESWC from the exons ATGAGTAGTAGGTTTACTTCTCCTGTATCCCTATCAAATGACTCTGGATTg AATACGCTGGATAGAGTTGTGGCAAGTGAAGAAAATCATAAACCAAGTTTTGTAAATTGTTCCAAATACAATCCACAATTTGCCGAAGAACAAGGacgaaataaatttgttatgaaTGTGCGTGCATACGATATTGATCCAATCGATAAAGGTGGTCGTGTTACATACGAGCTCGTCAATGCATTCaccgaaattatattttttcgaatCGATAATATAACGGGTGATATTTACACAGTGCATAATATCGATCGAGATTGGCCATCACGTAAAGAAGTTTTCTATATTATTGTGCAAGCAACGGATAATGGTGTACCACCTTTATCGGATGTATGCACGATTAAATTGACGATTACGGATATTAACGATAACGAACCATGGTTTGATAAACAG TCCTATAAAGAATTAATGCCACAAGATTTAGCAATCGGTAACGAAGTAATGCGAATGTCAGCCACCGATTTCGATAATGGTAACAATTCACTATTATCGTTCAAAATAACCGCTCAAAATCCTGAAGAAGAGCACACTTTTCGCATGGATGAGTACACTGGGGTTATCTATTTAAATACCCCCGTCGAAAAACAACCTGGTTACACTTATCTACTAAAAGCCATCGTAACGGATCACGGTCAAGTGCCATTGTGGGCTGAAATGGATGTCAGTATCACGGTTGTTGgctcaaataaaaaatcaccAAGCTTCATAGAAAAACCAAGCGGTCCAATTCAAATTGCTGAGAATTATCGCGACTTCAAAGAACCAATCGCAGTGTTACGGGCTCAATCGAATATGCAAAATCAAAGTGATTTAATTTTCCACATCGTTGCTGGACGTATCGAGCAATCGAATCGGCAAAATACATTTATCCTTGAATCAATTGGGGATACAGCTTATGTGAAATTGGGTAAATCGTTGGATTATGAAACAGTCACAGATTATACGTTAACGATTCgtgttcaaaacaaaaataatttggcaattgaaacaaaaatcttGATTGATGTTTTGGATGTAAACGATAATACACCAGCGTTTCCAGAACTTATTTCAGGAAGCGTTCCAGAAAATGAGCCAATTGGAACGGCTGTGATGCAAGTACGAGCTATCGATTTGGATGGAACTTCAGCAAATAATCAAGTAACGTATCGATTAGATGACCATAAAGATCTCTTTACGATCGATCCACAAAATGGTAATATTACGACCTTGGTAAAGTTTGATCGTGAGGAACAATCAGTTTACAGTGTTAAAGTAATCGCCACGGATAATTCGCCAAGTATTTTCTTTGACACGGGCGAACATAACGAAGGACAACAGGTCTTCAGAATCGAAATCTCTGATAAGAACGATAATAAACCTAGTTTTACAAAGAATGTCTACGTATCGAATCCAATACCAGAAAATGCAAACATCCATACCGTAGTAATCGAAGTTTTAGCTTTAGATAACGACACAGCTTCACCTGTAGTATACAGTATTATCAATGGCAACGAAGGAGATGCatttaaaatcgaaaacaatACCGGAAAAATCCGAACAGATAAAGAACTCGATTACGAACAAATCACAAATTACACGTTAACGGTTCGAGCATTTGATGGTGCTTGGGCTGATGAATGTCGAGTCGAAATTCAAATCGCTAATGTTAACGATAATCCACCGGAGCtattaaacttcaaaaattatactAGGATCCAGGAAGAAATGGTTGTTCAAGATTGTATTGCCCAGTTTAATGCATTCGATCCGGATATTAAGGACATAAATGCTCCAcagcatattttatttattatttgggaTCAAAAACAGAgtgaatattttacaattgatAAATCTGGATGTTTACGGGTGATTCGACCATTGGATCGTGATCCTCCAAATTCGCCAGAACGTCAACTGATTATTGTTTTGGCTGATGATGATGGAGGTCCAACTGCGCTAAAAACTAGTGtcgtttttaatgtttatttggATGATATCAACGACAACGCACCTTATTTGGAtatt TATTCGGTGGTTTGGTACGAAAATGAACCTTCCGATAAAGTAATCACTGTTTTAACGGCCAAAGATATTGATAGTGATAAAAATGGTGCTCCGTTCACGTACGCCTTAGATGAAAATGCTGATCCTGAAATCAAAcagaaattttacattattgatGACAAATTATTTGCAAATGTTGTATTCGACCgtgaagaaaagaaattttacttaattcCGATTAAAGTGAGCGATAGTGGTACTCCTATGATGACTGGCGTTAGCATACTCAAAGTGATTATTGGAGATCGAAACGATAATGCTATGAAGAATGGATCGAGTAACATTTTTGTCTACAATTATAAG ggTGAAACTGGTAACGTAGAAATAGGTCGAGTTTATGTTGACGACCCAGATGATTGGGATCTACCAGACAAGAGATTCTCATGGGGATCAAAAGGTGCTCATCCTTTATTCGAATTAAATCCAACAAATGGAATGATTACAATGTTACACGGTGCAAATAATAATGACTACATTCTCGAATTCGAAGTAGTAGAAGAATCTGTAAATATACCACGACATAAAGTTTACGCTCTCGTTAATGTAACAGTTCGAGAAATCCCACAGGAAGCTGTCGATAAATCGGGATCAATACGATTTATTGACATGTCAGCTGAACAATTCGTTGAAATAATGAAAGAAGAAGATGATCCAAGTGCAATTGGAAAGAGTAAGAAAGATATTCTTCTTGAAGAATTATCTGATATATTAAACGCAAAATCGCAGAACATTGATATCTTCACAGTTCTACATTCTTCAATCCATAGCAATGACACACTTTTGGATGTAAGGTTTTCCGCACATGGTTCACCCTACTACCCACCAGAAAAATTAAACGCGTTAATCATCGACAATTTTGAACGCttagaaatgaaattaaatgcaaaaatcatgATGGTCCCAATTGATGAATGTGTAATGGAAAGACAATACTGTGAAGATTCTTGCATCAATTTCTTAAATATAGATACCCGTCCATATGCGGTGTTTACGAATTTAACATCATTTGTGGGTGTCCGCGCCGAAGTCGTTCCTAAATGTCAATGTTTCATTGAAGATCTTCCAATTGTATGTTTAAATAATGGTACACTATTGCCTAATCGTACATGTAAATGTAGACGAGGCTATGAAGGTCCTTTCTGTGAGTCTTTAAGTGTGTCTTTCAATGGAGATGGGTGGGCTATGTATCCAACACTTCCACTATGTACGGATCTTAAACTATCCTTCGAAATCTTACCATTAAGATCCTACGGTTTGGTTTTATATATGGGTCCTCTTGCATTTAATCCACTTTTACCAATCTCCGATTTCTTGGCCCTTGAACTTCAAGATGGTTATCCCGTGTTAATGGTCGATTATGGATCTGGGACCAGCGAAGTTCGACACAAACAGATTCAATTAAATGATggaaaaatgcataaaattgaaatcaattttgcTATCAATAATGTCGATATGATTGTGGATTCGTGTCGAACAAGTGAATGTTTTACGGCTGGCTCACCTGTCGGTAATCATTTAAATGTGAATGGACCTTTACAATTAGGTGGTTCGATTACATCATTTGCTGAAATTGGTAAATCATTAAATTGGACAAAAACACCAAcgaatattaattttgctgGATGTTTACGAAATTTGACGATtagtatgaataataatatcaag aCATACGATTTAGAACCAAGATATGCATTAAATGCAAATTCCTTCTGTAAAACAATTGTTGGAACCGCTGGTGTACATTTTGGAATCAATTCAAACTTTTTAGTGGCACTGTTAGTTTGTATCGCCTTATTATTGA ttttattattgacTGTGGTTGTACATCGACGTCGACAAGATCCATATCACGATAAAGATTTGGATGATATtcgtgaaaatattattaaatacgaAGATGAAGGAGGCGGTGAAGTTGATACCAGCTATGACCTAAACGTTTTCCCAAAACCAGATCGATTACCCACTACAAATAAACAACAGCTATTAGATAAag CCCCACCAATAGATGAAGAACCCGACATACCTGGTTTCCTAGCCATCAAAAAGAACAATTGTGATAAAGATCCAGAAACAAGTCCATTCGACGATGTTCGCCATTACGCATACGAAGGTGATGGAAGTACAAGTGGGTCGCTGTCATCGCTGGCCTCCTGTACAGACGACGGTGATCTcaaatttaactatttatcaaatttcggACCAAGATTTCGTAAATTGGCTGATATGTACGGCGAAGATTCAAGTGAAATTGATAGTCAAGAGGGTGGGGAAGAATCTTGGTGTTAA
- the LOC123302226 gene encoding protein jagunal: MASRRGPMALGTDGTDFAHRQRIAQQYQISALNKSRLKYCIFFHYLLFFAMLAKLSADILDRLDIFILEIEELEIPQPLWWEYIWCISLLVSFLGLAAIRKNRIKFMQRYVICILLFGICPLLYAFIYYLPDSYEYLFGEDWDEIVFWQGYPYGMLWYAFILLAIQVHLFSLYFAWNLITAWKSRGAKKVE; this comes from the exons ATGGCATCAAGAAGAGGGCCTATGGCTCTTGGTACGGACGGTACTGATTTTGCACATCGTCAACGTATTGCTCAACAATATCAAATTAG tgCCCTTAATAAATCAAGacttaaatattgtatattttttcattatttactattttttgctATGCTAGCAAAATTATCGGCTGATATTCTGGATCGtttggatatatttatattggaAATAGAAGAATTAGAAATACCTCag cctCTTTGGTGGGAATATATTTGGTGTATCAGTTTATTAGTATCATTTTTGGGTTTGGCCGCAATTAGGAAAAATCGTATTAAATTTATGCAACGATATGTGATTTGCATTTTGTTATTTGGTATTTGCCCATTATTGTACGCATTCATCTATTATTTACCAGATTCCTACGAATATTTATTTGGAGAAGATTGGGATGAAATTGTTTTCTGGCAG ggCTATCCATATGGAATGCTTTGGTATGCTTTTATACTATTAGCAATACAAGTCCATTTATTCTCATTGTACTTTGCGTGGAATTTGATAACGGCTTGGAAATCACGTGGTGCTAAGAAAGTGgaataa